AATAACTATTGGTGTTTGACCATCTTTATTTACTTCCCATAtacattaatgaaaatgaaaccaTCATGTTTATAAATACTTTCCTGTCATGTTTTCCTTACAGGTTCATTTTTCAGCAGCCACTGTCCCATGGATTCCCTGGTCACTGGGAACCACACAGCAGTGACAGAGTTCATTCTATTGGGCTTAACTGAGGATCCAGTCCTCCAAGTCTTCCTCTTTGTGATCATCCTGTGCATCTACCTGGTGACCATCTGTGGCAATCTCAGCACGATCATTCTCATCAGAGTCTCTTCTCAGCTCCATCACCCCATGTACTTTTTTCTGAGCCATTTAGCTTCTGCTGACATAGGCTATTCGTCTTCTGTCACACCCAATATGCTTGTAAACTTCCTGGTGGAGAGGAACGCCATCTCCTACCTTGGGTGTGCCACCCAGCTTGGTTCAGCAGTGTTCTTTGGGACAGTGGAGTGCTTCCTTCTGGCTGCCATGGCCTATGATCGCTTTGTGGCAATCTGCAACCCACTGCTTTACTCCACCAAAATGTCCACACAAGTCTGTCTCCAGCTATTTGTAGTGGCTTATACAGGGGGTTTCCTCAATGCTTCCTcctttgtcatttctttcttttctttgctcttctgtgGACCAAATCGAGTCAACcattttttctgtgattttgCTCCATTAGTTAAGCTCTCCTGTTCTGATGTCAGTGTCCCCTCAGTTGTTCCTTCATTTTCTGCTGGCTCCATCATAGTGGTCACAGCATTTGTCATTGCCATCTCCTACATCTACATCCTCATCACCATCCTGAGGATGCGCTCCACTGAGGGGCGCcacaaggccttctccacctgcaccTCCCACCTCACTGCAGTCACTCTGTTCTATGGGACCATTACCTTCATTTATGTGATGCCCAAGTCCAGCTACTCCACTGACCAGAACAAGGTGGTGTCTGTGTTCTACATGGTGGTGATCCCCATGCTGAACCCTCTCATCTATAGTCTCAGGAACCAGGAGATTAAGGGGGCTCTGAAGAGACAGCTtggcagaaaaatattttcttagttattcCTGCTATTTTATTcaacttgacataataaaatatcacatagttttaattataaaaggaaatgagTGCCTGCCATTGAACTGTATCTATTAACATGTCATTATTCAGTCTGGAGCTCTTCAGTAAACATATGGTGTATTTCAATTTTCAGATGACATTGTAGGTCAGTAGCTCATAGTGAGTTACCTTtaataaaatcaaatcaaatttaaAGTTAGAACACAAATTGGCTCACAAAATGTGCTGAGAGTCCTTTTAAAGTTGTACTCATATTTTCTCAAAACATTGTTGTCTGACATAAAAAACAAGTCATCACTCCTGTTATAGTTGGGATGTTAAGTGTCCTGCAAAGGCCCCTGTAGTGAAGGCTTGGTCCTTTTGGTGTTCTATTGGGAAATGGCGGAAACTTTAAGAATGCAGCCAAATGGGACATCTTTAGCTCACTGGGGCCATGCCCTCAAAGGGGGTAGTGGGACCATATCTCCTATCTCTCTTCTGTCCTTGAGTgatcatgaggtgagcagtttgctcTGATGCAAATTCAAATACCCCAGCCACAATACACTGTCACAGtaccaaagcaatggagtcaactTATCCCccactgaaatctccaaaacaatGAGCCAAGCCAAACACTACTTCTGCTCTTAAGATGATTACCTCAGCTATTTGTTATATAATAGAAAGATGTCTAACACATACTACAATCCTGTGTCCATTTCAACATCAGCTTATCCTGAGATAAACCTGAGAGCTTTAGCTATGACTGTGTACATTgtgaaagaaattataaagtccaagaaaacaataaaattgcaTGAAATA
This portion of the Ictidomys tridecemlineatus isolate mIctTri1 chromosome 4, mIctTri1.hap1, whole genome shotgun sequence genome encodes:
- the LOC144376802 gene encoding olfactory receptor 5P76, with amino-acid sequence MDSLVTGNHTAVTEFILLGLTEDPVLQVFLFVIILCIYLVTICGNLSTIILIRVSSQLHHPMYFFLSHLASADIGYSSSVTPNMLVNFLVERNAISYLGCATQLGSAVFFGTVECFLLAAMAYDRFVAICNPLLYSTKMSTQVCLQLFVVAYTGGFLNASSFVISFFSLLFCGPNRVNHFFCDFAPLVKLSCSDVSVPSVVPSFSAGSIIVVTAFVIAISYIYILITILRMRSTEGRHKAFSTCTSHLTAVTLFYGTITFIYVMPKSSYSTDQNKVVSVFYMVVIPMLNPLIYSLRNQEIKGALKRQLGRKIFS